One Drosophila teissieri strain GT53w chromosome X, Prin_Dtei_1.1, whole genome shotgun sequence genomic window, CTCCTTGTGTACAGCTTTAGCTTGGTCCTGCAGTTCTTGTATACCCAATCCAGCTTTTCAGCTTCCGACAGTTTCGTGAACCTCATGAGCTTCCTCAGGCTCATCGCGTATTCCCGTGCTGGTTcgttctctctctgtctcaaCTGTGTTATTTGGGTTTGCAACCGCTCCTCGTACCTCGGTGGTAAGAAGTACTCTAACAGTTCCGTTCTCAATTGAACCCACGAGTCGATCtttgttggttttgtgttCCACCAATCTTTGGCGCTTCCCTCCAGTATAAACGGCATTGTTTGGACCAGCTGATCGTGCTGTAGTCCGTATCCGGTGGCCCACTGCTCCATTTTCTCGAGGAATTCCAGCGGGTTTGTCGTCCCCTGGTATCTGATCCCCCAATTCCGCACTCTGTCGACTGTTCCCGTCTCCATTTCTCCTTCCATCTTTGTCTCCTTCCCGTCGTCCATCCTTGTCGAATAAGCAGCCACTGTTCTCCGTAAATCCTTGCTTTTCCCCGACGGATCCAATCCGAATTCACTCGCGTATTCTGCTAGTTCGGGTTTTGTTGCCATATCACTCTCCCGGCGTCGGTTTCCTCTAGTCACCACCTTagcctgttcgggcgccacctgtgacgttcagccgtgcctcgggtagtcagggctggccagggtcgtccaggaaatttctttctttcaggacagtggtgctagagaggaattcccgacccgagtcccagtgataatgcgcagagttaacctcaactaggcttaaatatagacgcagagtttattcattcaatttcttggttacaataattatatataaaaactgtacaggctccctcggcctagtttccggcttccacagcgaggctcttcgtacctcgcgtcttcgtccggggacgcggtaTTCCATACacggccgctccgaatttcgtcgagtacccttgaatcaacgtaagcctatgttgttggaccctgaagtcagcgtagagaattatacggaccctgaagtcagcgtagagaattatacggaccctgaagtcagcgtagagaagtatacggacccttaagtcagcgtagagaattatatgtaggacccttaagtcagcatagagaattatacggacccttaagtcagcgtagagaattatatgtaggacccttaagtcagcgtagagaattatatgtaggacccttaagtcagcatagagaattatacggaccctgaagtcagcgtaaagaattatacggacccttaagtcagcgtagagaattatacggacccttaagtcagcgtagatacgtaattcggaccctgaagtcaacgtatagacataagtaggaccctgaagtcagcgtagatacgtaattcggaccctgaagtcagctaaggaggggtatatacgtaggggggttgatcttactctccaatagttaccactcgtcgatcctggtcctgatcctgctgctttcccgctcactggtgacttccacctcggtcgactccgaccaccgactgcctattctgaggccagccgcccgctttatatagcccttggcttagtgtgcccgtatgtccgtatgcccgaattgcccgacttagtgtggccgggtttcggggttagtgtgcccctctaattatttgggcgcgcttgcgcgccttgtttgaatttggccttgtttatgatgatcatttattatgttatggttttatctattattatgtattatgccttatttattatgtgtCATGTATTcgctattatttattatttattatgtattatttattatgtattatttattatgacttatttattatgaattatttattatgaattatgttattgtattgaattatttagtatttattatgaattattaattatgttttatttattgtttgttatttattatctattatttattattgtgcgcggccgcgtcacaaaCTATACATATAATTAGTATATTGtctaaaaattacaaatgccAGGGCGGTGATCTACAAACGTGGGATTGCGGCCTGCCGACACTGGATCGTTTTGATTTTCGAGATTCTGGCCATGGCTCTGATAGCAGTGTGCACCTTCTCGAGCATTTTCATCTACGGCAAGAACTATGAGTTGGCACCGCTGACCTTCAACCTCAGCCAGCTGCGCACAGTGGACGCCTTCGTGGAGCTCTTctccgaggaggaggatgtcAAGGACATGCACGCCTATTACACGGAGCTGCTCTATTGGTACGACGCTCATGTGGCGACGCTGACAAGGAACCGGCATAacgcatacgccctgttgTCCCAAAACGAGTTCACCTCCCATGTCAACTCCCGCTTCATCTTCGGAGCCACCTTTGATCAGAAGATCGTCACCGCCTGGTTCAATAACATACCACTGCACGCTGCGCCCTACGCCTTGAATATTGTCCATAATGCGGTGGCCAGGTGGGTTCTAGTTGCTTAAACATATCGCTTAAAGATATCGCAGATAATAGAGATTCTTTTTTCACCATATGCTGCAGGCACTTGTTCGACGAGGAGGCCACCATTGATGTGACCCTGACGCCGCTGCCGTTCCGGACGACCATCAACACCTTTCCGCCTAGCAGTCATACCTTTGGTAGCTGCTTGGCCTTCGGCATTTGCTTCGTGCTGACCTTCATTTGGCCAGCATTCTCGATTTACCTGATCAGCGAGCGTGGAAGCCTGCTGAAGAAGCAGCAGTTCTTGGCCGGAGTCAGGGTGTGCAGCTACTGGACGTTTACGGTGCTGTATGATCTGCTCTTCCTGCTGGTCTTCTGCGTGTGCGTTGTGGCCATGGTGGCCATATACGAGGATCCCAACCACGACGTTATGCTTTACGGTAACATGTCCTGTCGGTTAAGTGACGatagcaaattgaaattttagaACTGCCAGACATTGTTATCACCAATGGACTTGGTATATATTTACCGCACAGCATTTTGATTGTGCCCATTGACATCCGCAGGTTACATATCCATCACGTTGATGCTGGGAGGATTGTGGGTGATCCTGCTCGCGTATTTGACGGCGAGCCTCTGCCGGAATCCGTGCTATGGATTTTTGTGGCTGTGCGGGATTAACAGTATTGGCCTCGTCTGCTTCTCGCAGTTCTATAAAACTGATCGCGATAACATGCTCTTCGAGCCGACCTTCTTGGCCATGTATGCGGTGGCCACGGTAATATGCAAGCTCTTCATGGTCTACGAATTCAAACTAATCTGCACGGATCCCGTCGTGAAATTCACCTCCGCCGAGGTATTCAAGTGCAATAGCACCCCCAATTGCTGCAGTTGAGTACGATTCCATACAGGAAAAACACTGTTTATGCCACTTATCTTATgatacaaaaataatgtttattgGTCCTTAATATCTCTAATATGTTATAGTCAAAACGGACTACGGCACTTCCACCTCGGGCATCTACCAGGATCTGGTCGTACTGACCATCATAGATGTAATCCTTCTGGCTTGTTTTTTTGTCTGCGAGTACCATTCAATCTTGGGTTTTGCCGACTGTCGTCTGGCCTTCAATAAGAGGAGATCCTCGAATAGCAATGAAGAAAACAGAGAGTTCCCTGGCCTTTTATCTCAGGACACCGCGGCCCTGGCAGAAAAAGAACAGGCCAGGAATTTGAATGAAGAGGAGCGCAGCAAATACGCTGCtatcgggattgggattgtCTCAAAGTATCGACAACACCGAGTGCTCAATGATCTGGACTTCACTGTGGCCAAGCAAGTATTAGTTTGGGAATTACATTTCTCATTTGTACACCCAGATTGTAGTAGAtgcgttgaaaagtatgtaacagctAAAAAAAAGTGTCAGACCctgaaaagtatatataatttcgATCCGTCCATATGTCCGAGTTAACGCTGTGTTTTAGAACATTGGCCAAACCTGGCATGCCCCCATTTTAGTGCTTTGTTGTCAATTTCTATAGATAGAGAGATAAagaacgggtatctgatagttaaaatacaaaattactGAATGTAATTTTCTAcaacatacaaatataaagaaatacaaatttaaataaacattgaaTATCATTTGTACGCAGATCGGAGTGCTTGAGCATCACTGGAGCGAACAACTCCGGCAAGACTACGCTGCTCAAGGTGGTGGTCAATGAGACGAAGATGAACGCTGGACAGCTCTGGATCCACGACTGCTCGGTGAACAATCACCCTCTCCGGTGCTACCGGATGGTGGGCTACTGTCCGCAGAAGGACAGCCTTCCGGCGGAGTTCACCCCCCGCGAATTGCTGTACATTCACGCCCTGTTTCAGGGCCACAGGCACCGCATAGGCCGCGAACTGTCGGAGGCGCTGCTCCGGCTGGTGGGACTGACCCCTTGCTGGAATCGGTCAGTGCGCATGTGCACCACGGGTCAAATCAGGCGACTATACTTCGCCTACGCCGTGCTGGGTGCCCCGGATCTCATCTGTGTGGACGGCGTGCCCGCTGGACTGGATCCTACCGGCAAGCGAATCATCCTGATGATGACCTCCACCATGCAGGCGATGGGCTCCAGTTTCTTGTACACCATGCTCACAGGTCTGGACGCCGAGCGACTGTCGCCGCGCACGCCACTTCTTTTAGAGGGCCAACTCTGGATGATACGGCCCATGGACACGGAGAACGAGAACTACAAGAATGGCTATCAGCTGGAGGTTCGATTCAAGCGGAAGGTCAATCCCAATGTCAGCATGTCACGGGCCACCTGGAACCTAATCAACCACTTTCCCATGTCACCGAGCAAGAAGTTCAGTGCCTTCATGGAGATCAAGTTCCCCGAGGCCGTGCTCAAGTAAGTTTAACCTTTGGCTCTTCGCAGCGGGAATAGCTGAAACTCACTCACTCAACAATGATGTTTCATTTCCAGAATCGAAAGGGAGGACTCGATGGTATTTCAAATGCCGTTGGGCACCACCACCTTCTCGGACATATTTCTTACACTGCGAAAGGATGCCTTCGAAATGAACATAGAGGACTACTTTATCACACGCAACATGCTCGTGGGCTTCCAGATCTTTACCTATGATCAACATCAGGACAATCCATAAGTTTCACAGTTTCAAGTCAGTTTTAAACTATTTAGAGACATCGAATTGCCTTGCTGGATTTAAAAAGTTAATATTTCCCCCTAAAATACAATAACTATAGTTTACATTTagataaaatttaattcaatagTATAGTATTACATTTATACAGTTTACAGTTAACATAGTTTGTAAATTCTCATATGTATCGTAGAGTTTGTGCCACATTTAAATTGACTTATTTACACGCTTTGGTAAGCCGGTCTAAGTACATCGAAATAAATAGACATATTACTATATGCAACAAGTTTCCTTTGGGCGCTGGGAATAGTTTCGGGCCAAGTCTGGCCAATACTTTTAAAAGGTGAAAATTAAAGGATAAATCAAAACTTAAAAGATCTTGGGAACTTATCGTGCAAATCAAGcatttttatatgcatatatgtacacacatatacgagtatatacatacaaattaaagATCTCTCGTCGTGTAGTGTAAATTTCGCTAGATGATCACAATGAAATAAGGCATAATCGCTGCTATCTATTGTCAGGTCGAACTTAGAAACTATTTGTTAGCTGTTCAGGCATTGGCGTTGTTTTGGTATACAACATTATTTTCTGTGAGTGTAAGATCAGGTCAAGTTCGGATCGTAACGGACCCGTTCAGGTAGTTGGTTCAAAACTCATTAGCTAGCAGGCACTTGCACAGCTTCCTCAATTCCGAGAGGCGGCTGGATATAGGAGGGAAAGATTTCAGAAGGAGAAAGAAAGAACAGACATAACACGGTTAGCATCAGCTCGGCATTCAGGGCGGGCGTTGGTTAGTAGGATATTGTTAGCTCCTTAGGGAATATGCGCATGCAACTGAGTTAGCTTGTTACATTAACGTTAGGGTGTTGGCTAAaactacaaacaaaaaatcattAAGCACAATTCATAAAATGACAGATGGACTACGCCGGGTGCTGTCGTGCATGAGAAATAGGATGTTCTGGCGGTGCTGCGGTGCTCGGTTTGATTAGGTGCTGgcaatgcgatgcgatgcgacaGGTAGGAGATGAAGCCAGGAAGCAAGAAGCCCGTTAAAAAGCCAGGTGGTGTTATCAACTGGGTGGCGGATCTTTTTGGGGGCTAGCTCACTGATTGGCGCGCGTATCCTCGCGCTGGTATTTGGCGAACTCCAGAAAGATCTCCTCCAGCGTTGTTTGGCTGACTGAGTAGTCCTCCACATTCAGCTGGTCGCGATTGCTCTCCATCAAGCCGAAGATGCGCGACCATTTCACCCCAGTCAGTGGAATGTAGAACGTTAAAATGCCCTGGTACTCCTCTctttaaaagaaaagaaaaagcatATAAAAACAATGAAGAAAAGCACCTAATGAACAATTTAACTCACTGCAGAATAGAATTCGGATATTCGTGCTCCACGAACTCCTTGACGGCGTCTATGTCCTGCTGGGCCATTTGGGCGGGCACGGTCTGCTCATCCGGATTCCGCGAAAAGCCGCCACTTAATCTCGCTTGACGCAACGCCTCCAGATTGCGGCGCACCTTGATCTTAAGGATAAGGCCTTTGGAGAATTTGTTTTTCAGATGCTGCGTGGAGCCAATGCATTTGAATTCCCCGTTCACCATAATGGCCAGTCGCGTGCAGAGTGCCTCACACTCCTCCATGCTGTGGGATGTAAGCACAATGGATTTACCCGAATCACGGATTCGGCACACCATGTTCCATAACTGGCGCCTGGCCGCCGGATCCATGCCGGTTGTGGGCTCATCTAGGTAAATGACGGACGGACTTCCAATCACAGCAATGGCCGTACTCAACTTGCGCTTATTTCCGCCACTATAGGCGTGAGTTTGTTTATCGATGTGCTTCATAAAGCCAAATGACTTGGCTAGATCCTCGGACAGCTGCCGGATGCGAGACTCCTGGACACCACGTAACATGCAGAAAATGCGGAGCACCTCGCGACCCGTCAGATCGTCCAAAAGTGCGTCGAACTGCGGACAGTAACCGATCATCTTGTAAATGCTGTTCATGTTCGACTCCAGGCTCAGACCTTGGACGTAAGCGGCTCCCGAGCTAATACGCTCGTCGCCGGTCATCATCTTAAATGTGGTCGTTTTGCCGGCTCCGTTCACGCCCAACAGCCCAAAACATTCGACTCTGTGGAAGGGAAGAGCGAAGAAAGGATCTGTGATTAGAAGCAATCCtaacaacattttaaaagtttaaaaaatgaatacgtataataatatagaatgCATTTTAATACAGTTTCATTTGTTGCTTTCTGTGCCTCCAAatgtaattatatatattattattgttacaAATAAGTAACACTTCATAAGAAGTAGCATATTTAACTTACTCCTGTACGCAGAGCGACACCTGATTAACGGCCAGAAACTGGCCGTAATACTTGGTGACCCGGTCCAGCACCAAATTCTTGGCGGCCAGCTCATTAGAGGACATCTGCAGAATTCGCTCCCGTTCGTGGGCAACATCGTCGTCCAATTGACCTTCTgctggtggcggtggaggtTTACTGAACAAGATACGCATCGTTAGACGGGCCACAATTCCGGAGTGGCAATGACTTACGATAGCAGTTGCCGGATTTTGAACATCAATTCGTTGATCAATCTAAACTCAAGCACAATAATGATGAGGAAGAAGACGACGCCGGTAACGGTCATGTACACAGTCTCGGGCAGAACTCCAGGCTCTTCCCAAGCGAAGTAAGGCTTAATGTCTGGAATTGTAGGGTTAAAGTAATAATTAAGATGATAATTTGCGTACTTTGACGAGGTAGGATTATGTAAGCAAGTCTCAGTATATCCAAGAAAGGTTTTCTTAAGAATGGTTCGTCAAATACTCACTGCAGCATTGTGGCACCAACTCGCAGAGCAGAATGGGTGGAAGAGCTCCCGCCTTGGCGCAGGCATTCCTTGTGGCTGTGTTCGTGTAGACCTTATTCAAACTCATGGCAAGCGAAAAGTGTGGAAAGATTCGGAAGATCCAACCCAATATGTCCGCAGTATCCTTCGTATCGAATAATTCCGAGGACATCACCACGACCACAATGAAAAGGGCCATGCCGCAAAAGATATTAACAATGGATACCCTGGCAAAGCCTGTGGCCGGCTCACTAAAGAACAACGACATGATGTAGATAAAGGGCAACACGGCGAATCCAAAGAGCAGTAACAGCAAATAGTATCTTCCCAGTTCGCCGAAACTAGATAGCCCGGACTCTTGGAAGCAGACAATCGTAATCACCACAATCAGAGCCGTCACAATGTAGGATGCGAAATCGCAGATGAATTGCGACAACCAGAAGGTCCAAACTTTCACGCCGCCCACAAACTGCAGCAACTTGGCTCTGGACTCTCGCTCCTTGATCAGAAACAGAATATATATGGAGCTAACGAAGCACATGCAGAAGCACAGATTGGAGGCCAGTTGGGTGCCCAGATTATTGCCCGTGCTGAGCTGAGAAAGCAACGTGCTGGTCGTGTAAGGCAATGGCGCATTTGTCACCTGGATCTTCACCGATGAACCAATGAGCTTTTCGGCAATGGCATTGTGGACCATGTTCACCGTCAAGGGAGCAGTGTGCAAAGCTTGGTTGTTCAGCCAGGCAGTGATGTTGGACTCGGTAATTGTGGCGGCCACCAAATAGCGCGAGTTGATGCGCACCTGGATCGTTTTCCCAAGTTCTAGGATGTAATCCTAAAATTAAGATATTAATGCGTAAGGAACAAAGACAAAGCAAAGACAAGAGTTAAAGATAACCTACCTCAAAGCCCTGGTTGCCCGTTAGTTCCAGACCATAATCACTTCCATAGGATCGAGCCAAATTCTCGTATTTATCAGCTATTTCAGAGCTGCTCGTTCCGTTTGCATTTGACCGATCTAAAACAGTTACAGCCAGTGGATATTGAGTCAACGAAATGGTAATGGGCTTTAGTTCCTGAAAAGTTCCTTGTGTCCTAATGATCAATATGGTGACAACCACGAAAAAGACGGGCATAATGTTTTGGATGAGCAGTAGCAGCTTGTTGCGCCACGTGTAGAGCAACTTTTTGAGCAGCATGGCCTTCCATTGGTTCGAAAGCAGCTGCAATCCCTGGAGCAGTCGTCGATTCTCCGAGAAGATGCCGTCCGCTGCAAACAGTTAATTGAGCTTATCAAGAGTCCAAGATCCTAGATCGAGTTCAAACACTGCTTACACTGAACAGATTCGTTGTCATCCTCGCCACGGAATCCGCTGCCCCCGTTCATAATCTCATGTTGGTCCTTTATGTTGCCGGTGTTGTCTTTTTCTGCGCCAACCTTCATGAACACCTCCTCCATCGATGTGATGCCCACGCCGTAGCCGTTTAGATGAAGTTCGTCTGATTGTTCCTCCAGTTGTCCAAACATCTCTTCAAATTTGGTAGACGCACTATCCGGCAGTTGATAGGACAGTTCCGCGCCAATATCGCACTCCGGCTTCAAGCCCGGAATGTACTTGTTCAGAAGAGCTGTCACCTCATTCGTCTCGCAGTCATCTCGTTTCACACAGATCTTAAAGGATTGTCAAGTTTAATAAGTACATGTACCTTAGGCAAATTGCGATTTCCACTTACCAATCGGTAGCCCGATCCATATTGCTTCTTCAGGAAAAATGAGGTTCCCTGGCACTTTAGCTCACCGTCGCACATGATGGCAATCCGATCGCCCAGCACATCAGCCTCGTCCATAAAATGAGTAGTTAGCAGCAGGGTGCGCCCCAccttctcctgctgcagcaAGTCCCACAACTGCCGCCTGGCCGAAGGATCCATTCCTGAGCTCGGTTCGTCGCACAGCACCACCTTTGTGTCACCGCAGAGGGCGCAGCAAACGGACAGTTTGCGTTTCATGCCGCCAGAAAGTTTAGATGAGGCCACATTCGCCTTGTCCTCCAGCTCGATCATCTTCAGATACTTTGCCACCTCCTGCTCCACGGCCTTACCGCGCAGTCCCTTCATCCGACTGAAAAAGCGAATGTGATTCGACACACTCATCTCATCGAAAAGGACGTTGTGCTGTGGACAGATGCCCAGGGACATGCGGGCTCCTTCGATATTGGTGCGGATGTCACTGCCGTTTATAATGGCTGTCCCGCTCGTTGGCGGAAACATGCCCGTCAGCATCGATATGGTCGTAGTTTTGCCGGCTCCATTGTGACCAAGCAGAACCGTTATCTCATCCTCGAACATATTCATCGAAATGCCTTTTACGACCGTTTTATCACCAAAGCGCTTTTTGAGGTTTCGCACCTGCAGGCCGATATGCTTGCCCTCGGGTTCCGTTTCGAAGGCCTTGGGATCGCGCTGCTCCACATGCCCATTGGGTATGTCCTCCACGCCCGTGTACTCCCGTTCGCCGCACCAAAACTCCCGGGTGAACGGGAAGTTCCAGGCACGAGGCACTCCAAAACTACCCGGCATCACTTGCTCAATGTACAAGCAGATAATCATGTAAATTACGCTCGATAACAGCATCATGAGCATCACGGCTCCCAAAGTCAACGTGTCGTCCACGGAAACCGGCGTGAAGAAGTTGCTCCACTGCAGACCCTCGCCCGTTCCTTCGAAGCCCAGGATCAGTTTGATGCCAAAGCCCATGGCCGTGTTTGAGATCAAGCTCCAGCCCAGCTTGGCGGAAAGACTCAGGTCGTCGTAGCTATTTATGGTAAAAGAATACGGAATGTAGGCGATGAACCAAATTAGGCCCGTAACGGCGGCCGCCGTGCTCGCTCTTGAGAAGAATGTGGCCATCATGAAGCAGAAGCAGATGCTCGATATGATGTATATAATCAGGAAGAAAAGCAGCGCCGTAAAATTAGCATGGGTCAGTACGGCTACACCCTCAGTCCAATTGATTTTGACCAGAATGGCAATCAGAACGGCCGATATGGTCAACATGATGAAGGACTTGACAAACCAAGCGGTCCAATGGAGCCAGTTGCTCAGCCCCATGATCTTCATCACCTCCTTGAGCTGTTTCTCCTTCTCGGCGGTGATGTACTGCAAGTGAATGTAATGCCGTGAGTGGAGAAGGTATTTTCAATAACCACAATCCCGGCATTGTCACTTACCTTGGTGATGTACGTGCACGGGTAAATAAAGCTCAGCAGTATGATCAGCGACATTATCGAGGACATGCCCTCCAGGAGAGGATCATAGATGTAGGCGGGATACGGATAGCGCTGCATCACCACATTCGGCAAATCCTGTTCCCCCGACTTTTGCCTTAAATAAGCCATTGAAAGGCTGTGCTGCAGGGGCAGGAAACCCTCTCGCAAATAGCC contains:
- the LOC122625182 gene encoding phospholipid-transporting ATPase ABCA3 isoform X2 gives rise to the protein MAKVTNWDKFVLLLWKNWTLQWNHKWQMVIELVLPAIFSLLLVLVRTLVDTEQKGVKYYDPQNLTDLSLLQHSLHRSSYLGKLIALIAPNRRRANGGFSKFEFTLCYSPVNPVLKKLVEEAWQSLGKTKICESENAAQLELDTVSKNAFAGVQFDDAWASLTENDPLPDDFHFALRFPAELRTATMAIANTWLTMRLFPTIDLTGPRNEGDQDGGIPPGYLREGFLPLQHSLSMAYLRQKSGEQDLPNVVMQRYPYPAYIYDPLLEGMSSIMSLIILLSFIYPCTYITKYITAEKEKQLKEVMKIMGLSNWLHWTAWFVKSFIMLTISAVLIAILVKINWTEGVAVLTHANFTALLFFLIIYIISSICFCFMMATFFSRASTAAAVTGLIWFIAYIPYSFTINSYDDLSLSAKLGWSLISNTAMGFGIKLILGFEGTGEGLQWSNFFTPVSVDDTLTLGAVMLMMLLSSVIYMIICLYIEQVMPGSFGVPRAWNFPFTREFWCGEREYTGVEDIPNGHVEQRDPKAFETEPEGKHIGLQVRNLKKRFGDKTVVKGISMNMFEDEITVLLGHNGAGKTTTISMLTGMFPPTSGTAIINGSDIRTNIEGARMSLGICPQHNVLFDEMSVSNHIRFFSRMKGLRGKAVEQEVAKYLKMIELEDKANVASSKLSGGMKRKLSVCCALCGDTKVVLCDEPSSGMDPSARRQLWDLLQQEKVGRTLLLTTHFMDEADVLGDRIAIMCDGELKCQGTSFFLKKQYGSGYRLICVKRDDCETNEVTALLNKYIPGLKPECDIGAELSYQLPDSASTKFEEMFGQLEEQSDELHLNGYGVGITSMEEVFMKVGAEKDNTGNIKDQHEIMNGGSGFRGEDDNESVQSDGIFSENRRLLQGLQLLSNQWKAMLLKKLLYTWRNKLLLLIQNIMPVFFVVVTILIIRTQGTFQELKPITISLTQYPLAVTVLDRSNANGTSSSEIADKYENLARSYGSDYGLELTGNQGFEDYILELGKTIQVRINSRYLVAATITESNITAWLNNQALHTAPLTVNMVHNAIAEKLIGSSVKIQVTNAPLPYTTSTLLSQLSTGNNLGTQLASNLCFCMCFVSSIYILFLIKERESRAKLLQFVGGVKVWTFWLSQFICDFASYIVTALIVVITIVCFQESGLSSFGELGRYYLLLLLFGFAVLPFIYIMSLFFSEPATGFARVSIVNIFCGMALFIVVVVMSSELFDTKDTADILGWIFRIFPHFSLAMSLNKVYTNTATRNACAKAGALPPILLCELVPQCCNIKPYFAWEEPGVLPETVYMTVTGVVFFLIIIVLEFRLINELMFKIRQLLSKPPPPPAEGQLDDDVAHERERILQMSSNELAAKNLVLDRVTKYYGQFLAVNQVSLCVQEVECFGLLGVNGAGKTTTFKMMTGDERISSGAAYVQGLSLESNMNSIYKMIGYCPQFDALLDDLTGREVLRIFCMLRGVQESRIRQLSEDLAKSFGFMKHIDKQTHAYSGGNKRKLSTAIAVIGSPSVIYLDEPTTGMDPAARRQLWNMVCRIRDSGKSIVLTSHSMEECEALCTRLAIMVNGEFKCIGSTQHLKNKFSKGLILKIKVRRNLEALRQARLSGGFSRNPDEQTVPAQMAQQDIDAVKEFVEHEYPNSILQEEYQGILTFYIPLTGVKWSRIFGLMESNRDQLNVEDYSVSQTTLEEIFLEFAKYQREDTRANQ